One Comamonas endophytica DNA window includes the following coding sequences:
- a CDS encoding LacI family DNA-binding transcriptional regulator: MNLSKKPATVQDVAQLAGVSAMTVSRVLNAPGKVAPETLERVRHAVDALGYVPNAMASGLRMARARMVAALLPTLVGPVFQELVESLAESLKRSGYQLMIGQAGYDATREEEELIRALIQRRPDGIVLVGKVSSAGARSALLASRIPVVETWDFTDDPVDMLVGFSHVAIGESVADFLHARGHRHVAIITGDDARARARAEAFIRRSNALGALSARCFYTRAPSTLGAGRKGLAALLQDAADISGVFCSSDSLALGALIEAQHQGLQVPKQLAIVGMGDQSFAQDAQPALTTVRLDGTRIGEIAAELTMARAEGRPVDSPIVDVGFHLVVRDST, translated from the coding sequence ATGAACTTGTCCAAGAAGCCCGCCACCGTGCAAGACGTCGCCCAGCTCGCGGGCGTTTCCGCGATGACGGTATCGCGCGTGCTCAACGCGCCCGGGAAGGTGGCGCCGGAAACTTTGGAGCGGGTGCGCCACGCGGTCGATGCGCTTGGCTATGTGCCCAATGCCATGGCCAGCGGCCTGCGCATGGCGCGAGCGCGCATGGTGGCGGCGCTGCTGCCCACGCTGGTCGGGCCGGTGTTCCAGGAGCTGGTGGAGTCGCTGGCCGAGTCGCTCAAGCGCAGCGGCTACCAGCTGATGATCGGCCAGGCGGGATACGACGCGACGCGCGAGGAGGAGGAGCTGATCAGGGCGCTGATCCAGCGCCGCCCGGACGGCATCGTGCTGGTCGGCAAGGTATCGTCCGCAGGCGCGCGCAGCGCCCTGCTCGCCTCGCGCATTCCTGTCGTGGAGACCTGGGACTTCACCGACGACCCGGTCGACATGCTGGTCGGCTTCTCGCACGTGGCCATTGGCGAATCGGTGGCCGACTTCCTGCATGCGCGCGGGCACCGGCACGTGGCGATCATCACCGGCGACGATGCACGTGCGCGGGCGCGCGCCGAGGCCTTCATCCGCCGCTCCAACGCCCTGGGCGCGCTGTCGGCCCGATGCTTCTACACCCGCGCGCCCAGCACCCTGGGTGCGGGACGCAAGGGCCTGGCCGCGCTGCTGCAGGACGCGGCGGATATCTCCGGCGTGTTCTGCAGCTCGGACAGCCTGGCGCTGGGCGCGCTGATCGAGGCCCAGCACCAGGGATTGCAGGTGCCGAAGCAGCTGGCCATCGTCGGCATGGGGGACCAGAGCTTCGCGCAGGATGCACAGCCGGCGTTGACCACCGTGCGGCTGGACGGCACGCGCATCGGCGAGATCGCGGCCGAGCTGACGATGGCGCGCGCCGAGGGGCGCCCCGTCGACAGCCCGATCGTCGATGTGGGCTTTCACCTGGTGGTCAGGGACAGCACCTGA
- a CDS encoding tripartite tricarboxylate transporter substrate binding protein: MHKNRRTFIQQAAALALGSASPWVLANSGSYPDKTVRIIVPYPAGAATDTLGRLAGQALQQALGQAFIADNKGGGGTTIGTRALAQAEPDGYTLGMVDSTFTINPGLLGARLNYDTQRDFTPITLIASAQFVLVTHPSVAARDLAGFIAKAKAEPDTLAYGSAGVGSGPHLAGEQLAQQAGLKVVHVPYKGGGTVITDLLGGQVQFAFATVPTLAEHIKAGKLRALAVTGPRRSALLPEVPTFAEAGLPGVDIMPIFGLVAPRGIPAAAVDRISRALRASIRQGEMQARLKAMGFEPVGSTPAEFAQRIQSETAKWTEVIRKGNIRPE, translated from the coding sequence ATGCACAAAAACCGCCGCACTTTCATCCAGCAGGCAGCCGCGCTTGCGCTGGGCAGCGCCTCGCCCTGGGTTTTGGCCAACAGCGGCAGCTACCCGGACAAGACCGTGCGCATCATCGTTCCCTATCCCGCAGGCGCCGCCACCGACACGCTGGGCCGCCTCGCGGGCCAGGCGCTGCAGCAGGCGCTGGGCCAGGCCTTCATCGCCGACAACAAGGGCGGCGGCGGCACGACCATCGGCACGCGCGCGCTGGCCCAGGCCGAGCCCGATGGCTACACGCTGGGCATGGTCGACAGCACTTTCACCATCAATCCCGGGTTGCTCGGCGCACGCCTGAACTACGACACGCAAAGGGACTTCACGCCGATCACGCTGATCGCCAGCGCGCAGTTCGTGCTGGTGACCCATCCCTCGGTTGCGGCCAGGGACCTGGCGGGCTTCATTGCCAAGGCCAAGGCCGAGCCGGACACGCTGGCCTACGGCTCGGCAGGGGTGGGCAGCGGCCCGCACCTGGCGGGCGAGCAGCTGGCGCAGCAAGCCGGCCTGAAAGTCGTGCACGTGCCCTACAAGGGCGGCGGCACCGTCATCACCGACCTGCTGGGCGGCCAGGTGCAGTTCGCGTTTGCCACGGTGCCAACGCTGGCCGAGCACATCAAGGCCGGCAAGCTGCGCGCGCTGGCGGTGACGGGCCCCAGGCGCTCGGCGCTGCTGCCCGAGGTACCAACCTTTGCCGAAGCCGGGCTGCCCGGGGTCGACATCATGCCGATCTTCGGGCTGGTGGCGCCCAGGGGCATCCCCGCGGCCGCGGTCGACAGGATCAGCCGGGCCTTGCGCGCATCGATCCGCCAGGGCGAGATGCAGGCACGGCTCAAGGCCATGGGTTTCGAGCCCGTGGGCAGCACGCCGGCCGAGTTCGCGCAGCGCATCCAGAGCGAAACCGCGAAGTGGACCGAAGTCATACGCAAGGGCAATATCCGGCCGGAGTGA